A single Methanolobus sp. ZRKC5 DNA region contains:
- a CDS encoding 30S ribosomal protein S19, whose translation MAKKLSSRLPKRKGEYTYRGKTVSELQAISNDEFVEMLPARERRTLKRGYTDGRKSVVQQLRDGKDNLRTHYRDIIIFPEMVGKNVEVYNGKSFVAFEILPEMIGHRFGEFSPTRPKVSHGSAGVGATRSSKFVPLK comes from the coding sequence ATGGCAAAGAAATTATCATCAAGATTACCAAAACGAAAAGGTGAATACACCTACCGTGGTAAAACAGTATCAGAACTCCAGGCCATTAGCAATGATGAATTTGTTGAGATGTTACCTGCACGTGAACGCCGTACTCTTAAGAGGGGCTACACAGATGGCAGGAAAAGCGTTGTTCAACAGCTCAGAGATGGCAAGGACAATCTGAGGACCCACTACAGGGATATCATTATATTCCCTGAAATGGTCGGCAAAAATGTAGAAGTATATAACGGCAAATCATTTGTGGCATTTGAAATACTGCCTGAAATGATCGGACACAGATTCGGAGAATTCTCACCAACCCGTCCAAAGGTTTCCCACGGAAGCGCTGGTGTAGGAGCAACCCGTTCAAGTAAGTTCGTGCCACTTAAGTAA
- a CDS encoding 30S ribosomal protein S5, translating to MAYQYEEAWVPQTRLGKLVQEGQITSMDEAIESGLPVRESNIIDILLPDLEDEVLDINMVQRMTDSGRRVKFRATVIVGNGNGFVGLGQAKDVQVGPAIRKAISNAKINIIKVKRGCGSWECGCGLEHTVPSEVRGKVGSVVVVLKPAPRGLGLAAGDTARKVLEKAGIKDVWTRTEGTTRTTLNFAKATFTALQNAGTVRVSANVENKEA from the coding sequence ATGGCATATCAATATGAAGAAGCATGGGTTCCACAGACAAGGCTTGGGAAACTCGTTCAAGAAGGGCAGATTACTTCCATGGACGAGGCGATCGAGTCAGGTCTTCCTGTAAGGGAATCTAATATAATCGATATTCTGTTACCTGATCTTGAGGATGAGGTTCTTGATATCAACATGGTCCAGAGGATGACTGACTCTGGACGTCGTGTAAAGTTCAGAGCAACTGTTATTGTTGGTAATGGAAACGGTTTTGTCGGTCTTGGACAGGCAAAGGACGTCCAGGTAGGACCTGCAATCAGAAAAGCAATCAGCAACGCTAAGATCAATATAATTAAGGTAAAGCGTGGATGCGGTTCATGGGAATGCGGATGCGGACTTGAGCACACTGTGCCTTCAGAGGTACGTGGCAAGGTCGGCAGTGTTGTTGTAGTACTAAAACCAGCTCCTAGAGGACTTGGTCTTGCTGCAGGAGACACTGCAAGGAAAGTGCTTGAGAAGGCAGGTATTAAGGACGTCTGGACAAGGACCGAAGGTACTACAAGGACAACCCTTAACTTCGCAAAGGCAACATTCACAGCATTGCAGAATGCAGGTACTGTAAGAGTTTCTGCAAATGTGGAGAATAAGGAGGCTTAA
- a CDS encoding 50S ribosomal protein L5, with protein sequence MRTPIVEKVVVHMGVGESGQHLVDAESILGEVTGQSVVRTYSKRTLPAFGIKKSEPIGCKVTLRADRAENFLKIALDIVESKLRSSQFDKYGNVAFGIEEHTDFPGMRYDPNIGIFGMDVNVIVNRRGYRINKRRIVKRKIPASHRITKEDTVAFFKDTYSVEVI encoded by the coding sequence ATGAGAACACCTATTGTGGAAAAGGTTGTTGTTCATATGGGTGTCGGCGAAAGTGGCCAGCACCTTGTGGATGCTGAAAGTATCCTTGGAGAGGTTACCGGGCAGTCTGTTGTCAGAACCTATTCAAAAAGAACTCTTCCAGCATTTGGTATTAAGAAGAGCGAGCCAATTGGCTGTAAGGTTACTCTCAGGGCCGACCGTGCAGAAAACTTTCTTAAAATAGCACTTGATATTGTAGAGAGCAAGCTCAGATCATCCCAATTTGATAAGTACGGGAATGTTGCCTTTGGTATTGAGGAACACACAGATTTCCCGGGCATGAGATATGATCCTAACATCGGTATCTTTGGTATGGATGTTAATGTAATTGTCAATCGTCGTGGTTACAGGATTAACAAAAGAAGGATAGTTAAAAGGAAAATCCCTGCATCTCACAGGATCACAAAAGAGGATACAGTTGCTTTCTTCAAAGACACATACTCCGTGGAGGTAATATAA
- the rpmC gene encoding 50S ribosomal protein L29: MVILRLNEIRDMSPEERMDELDKMRDELIRERALSSAGGAPDNPGRIGELRRTVARIKTIQREMKEI, from the coding sequence ATGGTAATTCTCCGCTTGAACGAGATTAGGGATATGTCCCCGGAAGAAAGGATGGACGAACTCGACAAAATGAGGGATGAACTCATTCGCGAGCGTGCTCTTTCATCTGCTGGCGGAGCTCCTGACAATCCAGGCAGGATTGGCGAACTAAGGAGAACCGTTGCCAGAATAAAGACCATCCAGCGGGAAATGAAGGAGATCTGA
- a CDS encoding 30S ribosomal protein S14 → MVQTTKSFGRGASECKRCGRKQGLVRKYDIYLCRHCFREIAHDMGFEKYT, encoded by the coding sequence ATGGTTCAAACCACTAAGAGCTTTGGAAGAGGGGCAAGTGAATGTAAGAGATGTGGAAGAAAACAAGGTCTTGTAAGAAAATATGATATTTATCTTTGCAGACACTGTTTCCGTGAGATTGCCCACGATATGGGATTTGAAAAGTATACGTGA
- a CDS encoding 30S ribosomal protein S3: MAIEKKFVREGYVKASMNEYFLKQLSKAGYGGMEINRTPMGTQITVYAEKPGMVIGKAGKVIRKLTRDIDRMYDMDNPQIDAQEVKRPELNAQMMASRLASSIERGWYFRKAGHNTLRAIMNAGALGCEIVISGKLTGSRSRVEKLVDGYIKHAGKPAEDIVDHGFATAVKKLGTLGCKVRIIPPGAVLPDAFDIREVVEADVVEAVAPEAAKADIAELVGKESEGEVADEEEVVEVAEVAETGVTEEASAEKVEEESCADEASESDDSIPDENPGAEQRLVDDVWQHKHDGYDYWHPVSRVHKEEK; encoded by the coding sequence ATGGCAATAGAAAAGAAGTTCGTTCGGGAAGGCTACGTAAAAGCTTCCATGAATGAATATTTTTTAAAACAGCTCAGCAAAGCAGGCTACGGTGGAATGGAAATCAATCGTACTCCGATGGGTACTCAGATCACTGTATATGCTGAAAAGCCAGGTATGGTCATTGGTAAAGCTGGTAAGGTCATCCGTAAACTTACACGTGACATCGACAGGATGTACGACATGGACAACCCCCAGATAGATGCTCAGGAAGTCAAAAGGCCAGAGCTCAATGCCCAGATGATGGCTTCACGCCTTGCTTCTTCAATTGAAAGAGGCTGGTATTTCAGGAAAGCCGGTCATAATACTCTCAGAGCTATTATGAACGCCGGTGCACTGGGCTGTGAAATCGTAATTTCAGGTAAGTTAACAGGTTCAAGGTCAAGGGTTGAAAAACTCGTTGATGGATACATCAAACATGCCGGAAAACCTGCTGAAGATATAGTAGACCATGGGTTTGCAACAGCTGTCAAAAAGCTGGGAACTCTTGGTTGTAAAGTTAGGATCATCCCTCCAGGCGCAGTATTACCTGACGCTTTTGATATTAGAGAAGTCGTAGAGGCCGATGTGGTCGAAGCTGTTGCACCGGAAGCTGCAAAGGCTGACATCGCTGAACTCGTAGGCAAGGAATCAGAAGGTGAGGTTGCTGACGAGGAGGAAGTAGTAGAAGTTGCCGAAGTCGCGGAAACAGGAGTCACTGAAGAAGCTTCAGCTGAGAAAGTTGAAGAAGAATCCTGTGCAGATGAGGCATCTGAATCTGATGATTCAATCCCTGACGAAAATCCCGGGGCAGAACAAAGGCTGGTTGATGATGTATGGCAGCATAAGCACGATGGCTATGACTACTGGCATCCAGTTTCACGTGTCCACAAGGAGGAGAAATAA
- a CDS encoding 50S ribosomal protein L18 has protein sequence MATGPRYKVAFRRRREGRTDYHQRLRLLLSKEDRVVVRKSSRHMQIQLVAPKPEGDVTLSSAISTELKKYGYEASTGNTTAAYLTGLLFGYRAQSKGYDYGVLDIGLQASSSGSRVYATLKGIVDAGFEIPHDSSVLPSDERVRGEHVAEYIEGSNLPELFDTVKEKISAEFN, from the coding sequence ATGGCAACAGGACCCAGATATAAAGTCGCATTCAGACGACGAAGAGAAGGGCGTACTGATTACCACCAGAGACTTAGGTTACTTCTTTCAAAGGAAGACCGTGTGGTAGTACGCAAGAGTTCAAGGCACATGCAGATCCAGCTTGTAGCTCCTAAACCTGAAGGGGATGTTACCCTTTCATCTGCAATTTCAACAGAACTTAAAAAGTATGGATACGAGGCATCTACTGGAAACACAACAGCTGCGTACCTTACCGGTCTGTTATTCGGTTATAGGGCACAGAGCAAGGGATATGATTACGGCGTTCTTGACATAGGACTCCAGGCATCATCTTCCGGATCACGTGTATATGCAACCTTGAAAGGCATCGTAGATGCAGGATTCGAAATTCCTCACGATTCATCTGTTCTTCCTTCAGATGAGAGAGTAAGAGGAGAACACGTAGCAGAGTACATTGAAGGCTCAAATCTGCCTGAACTGTTCGATACAGTTAAGGAAAAGATCTCTGCTGAGTTCAACTAG
- a CDS encoding 30S ribosomal protein S17 — protein MVKDIGLDVPTPTEECDDVNCPFHGALPVRGQVLVGTVVSDKMDKTVVIQRKHEILIKKYQRYEKRQSKIHAHNPPCVDAKVGDVVTVAECRPLSKTKSYVVIKAEAQE, from the coding sequence ATGGTTAAAGATATTGGATTGGATGTCCCAACTCCTACTGAGGAATGCGATGATGTAAATTGTCCATTCCATGGAGCTCTTCCAGTTCGTGGGCAGGTCCTAGTAGGGACTGTTGTTAGCGATAAAATGGACAAGACAGTGGTCATCCAGCGTAAACATGAGATTCTCATTAAGAAATATCAGAGATATGAAAAGAGGCAATCTAAGATTCACGCACACAACCCACCTTGCGTTGATGCAAAAGTAGGGGACGTTGTGACAGTGGCAGAATGCAGGCCTCTTAGCAAGACAAAGTCGTATGTGGTCATTAAAGCGGAGGCACAGGAATGA
- a CDS encoding 50S ribosomal protein L32e, translating into MDDKIKRLFKVRKIQKHKKPDFKRTDSHKYKRLDSNWRRPRGLQGKQRKHIKAKGALAQVGYGSPVAVKGLHPSGYAEVLVFTVGQLDVVNAAEEAVRISGKVGGRKKSIIEAKAAELSIKVLNPTRGE; encoded by the coding sequence ATGGATGATAAAATTAAACGCCTGTTTAAGGTAAGGAAAATCCAGAAACACAAAAAACCTGATTTCAAGAGAACAGACAGTCACAAGTATAAGCGTCTGGATTCTAACTGGAGACGTCCAAGAGGTCTTCAGGGTAAACAGCGCAAACACATCAAAGCAAAAGGCGCTCTTGCTCAGGTAGGCTATGGAAGCCCAGTTGCTGTAAAAGGCCTGCATCCATCAGGATATGCAGAAGTCCTTGTATTCACAGTTGGACAACTTGATGTTGTGAATGCAGCTGAGGAAGCTGTCAGGATATCTGGAAAGGTTGGCGGAAGAAAGAAGTCAATCATTGAGGCAAAAGCTGCAGAGCTTTCTATTAAGGTCCTCAACCCAACAAGAGGTGAGTAA
- a CDS encoding 30S ribosomal protein S8 gives MVLLDPLADALSTIKNAEVIGKDSCIIRPASKLIGTVLKVMQDRGYVGEFEFVEDGKAGIYKVELIGRINKCGAIKPRYSVGAADFERWEKQFLPAKNFGTLILTPSNGVISQYEARENNVGGQLLAYVY, from the coding sequence ATGGTATTATTAGATCCGCTTGCTGACGCTTTATCTACGATAAAGAATGCAGAGGTAATTGGTAAAGATTCCTGTATCATTAGACCCGCATCAAAACTTATCGGTACTGTCCTGAAAGTTATGCAGGACCGTGGCTATGTCGGTGAATTTGAATTCGTCGAAGATGGTAAGGCGGGAATTTACAAGGTAGAACTTATTGGTAGAATCAACAAGTGTGGTGCTATCAAACCACGTTATTCAGTGGGAGCTGCAGACTTTGAAAGATGGGAAAAGCAGTTTCTTCCTGCAAAGAACTTTGGAACATTGATATTGACACCCTCAAATGGTGTAATATCACAGTACGAAGCTCGTGAGAATAATGTTGGTGGACAGTTACTTGCATATGTGTACTGA
- the rplX gene encoding 50S ribosomal protein L24 — MVSNQPRKQRKARYTAPLHIKQKYMGALLSKDLRDKYSRRTANVIVGDTVKLMRGDHAGTSGIVEAISLKHGTIVVEGVTVSKADGTEVARPVYPSNVMITTLEMKDKHREEIINNR, encoded by the coding sequence ATGGTATCAAATCAACCAAGAAAACAGAGAAAAGCAAGATATACTGCTCCTCTGCACATCAAACAGAAATATATGGGTGCTCTTCTTTCAAAGGATCTCCGTGACAAATACAGTCGTCGCACAGCCAATGTAATTGTTGGTGATACTGTAAAGTTAATGCGTGGAGATCACGCAGGAACTTCCGGAATAGTGGAAGCAATTTCCCTGAAGCACGGAACGATCGTTGTAGAAGGTGTAACAGTTTCAAAAGCAGATGGAACTGAGGTTGCAAGACCTGTCTACCCTTCAAACGTAATGATCACGACCCTTGAAATGAAGGACAAACACAGAGAAGAAATTATTAATAACAGGTGA
- a CDS encoding uL15m family ribosomal protein, giving the protein MSKKTNTKKFRGSRTCGGGTTKNRRGAGNRGGRGKCGENKHHVTRALQLGYQRGHQRGFTRPLKMLNDASIVNVGELDELADQLVEDGFAEVQDGAYVIDLAVLDIDKVLGTGKVSKKFSITAAEFSASAKEKIESAGGSCTEIAE; this is encoded by the coding sequence ATGTCTAAAAAGACCAACACAAAAAAATTCAGAGGATCACGCACCTGTGGTGGCGGAACCACCAAGAACAGACGTGGTGCCGGTAACCGTGGTGGCAGAGGTAAATGTGGTGAAAACAAGCACCATGTTACTCGTGCACTTCAGCTCGGATATCAACGTGGGCATCAGAGAGGATTTACACGTCCATTGAAGATGCTGAACGATGCTTCTATCGTGAATGTAGGAGAACTTGATGAACTTGCAGATCAGCTTGTTGAAGATGGTTTTGCCGAAGTTCAGGATGGCGCATATGTCATTGACCTTGCTGTTCTTGATATAGACAAGGTACTTGGTACCGGTAAGGTGTCAAAGAAGTTTTCCATCACTGCGGCTGAATTCTCTGCAAGTGCAAAGGAAAAGATCGAAAGTGCAGGTGGATCTTGCACTGAAATAGCTGAGTAA
- a CDS encoding 50S ribosomal protein L19e, whose protein sequence is MTDLTNQKRIASQVLGCGVHRVWLDPEASAEIAVAITRADIRELIAAGSVKAIPVKGVSRGRARIRDVKRKYGHRKGHGKRKGKKGARNPRKEQWMKKIRALRKELKQMREDGSLDRSTYCKVYRKAKGGEYRSVAHLKTHLESEKLIKHEE, encoded by the coding sequence ATGACTGATCTTACAAACCAGAAGAGAATAGCTTCTCAGGTATTAGGCTGTGGCGTTCACAGGGTCTGGCTAGACCCTGAAGCATCAGCAGAAATCGCAGTGGCTATTACAAGAGCTGACATACGTGAGCTCATAGCGGCTGGCAGTGTTAAAGCTATACCAGTCAAAGGTGTAAGCCGTGGTCGTGCAAGAATAAGAGATGTCAAGCGTAAGTATGGTCATCGAAAAGGACACGGTAAGAGGAAAGGTAAGAAGGGCGCACGTAATCCTCGCAAAGAGCAATGGATGAAAAAGATCCGTGCTCTGAGGAAGGAACTTAAACAAATGCGTGAAGATGGTTCATTGGACCGGTCTACTTACTGTAAAGTTTACCGTAAGGCAAAAGGTGGAGAATACCGCAGTGTAGCGCACCTTAAGACACACCTTGAGTCAGAGAAGCTAATAAAGCACGAGGAATAA
- a CDS encoding 50S ribosomal protein L6, whose protein sequence is MAKEIKKIIPIPDGVTVTFVGQLLTTSGPKGKNERTFWYPGINIEVAGSEVIVDSSVTKKTQKAMVGTFASHVANMIKGVADGFEYRMKVVYAHFPMQLKVEGKQLMISNFLGEKKARSANILGESKVKTAGDEVIVTGVNKEDVGQTAANIEQATRIKRFDPRVFQDGIYTVEKIV, encoded by the coding sequence ATGGCAAAAGAAATAAAGAAAATAATCCCTATCCCTGACGGTGTGACTGTTACGTTCGTGGGCCAGCTCCTGACAACATCAGGGCCAAAAGGCAAAAACGAAAGGACTTTTTGGTACCCAGGCATCAATATCGAGGTTGCAGGTTCTGAGGTTATTGTGGACTCATCAGTCACAAAGAAGACCCAGAAGGCAATGGTCGGAACATTTGCATCACATGTTGCAAATATGATAAAAGGTGTCGCTGATGGATTTGAATATCGCATGAAGGTCGTTTACGCTCACTTCCCTATGCAACTCAAGGTTGAAGGAAAACAGTTAATGATCAGCAATTTCCTTGGAGAGAAAAAAGCACGGTCTGCAAATATTCTTGGCGAGTCCAAGGTAAAGACTGCAGGAGATGAGGTAATCGTTACCGGTGTCAACAAGGAAGATGTCGGCCAGACAGCAGCCAATATCGAGCAGGCAACCCGAATCAAGAGATTCGATCCGCGTGTATTCCAGGACGGAATATATACAGTGGAGAAGATAGTGTAG
- a CDS encoding 30S ribosomal protein S4e, which yields MGKHQKRISVPNSWQISKKSNKWVTSTRPGPHNKQQSIPLGVVLRDMLGVVDTRAEAKRILSEGSVLVDGVTRKDLRFPVGLLDVISIPLEDAAYRVLLDRKGRLEVHKLADSNVNKLCRINGKTIIKGGAVQLNLNDGTNLLGSNDYKPKDSLILSLPGKDIVKHIKYEVGNLAMIVGGRHTGEIGTIKEINTVRSSKHNTVAISGDYDFETIEEFVVIIGEKVPEIKLGGEVVE from the coding sequence GTGGGCAAACATCAGAAAAGAATATCTGTCCCTAACAGCTGGCAGATATCAAAGAAATCCAATAAATGGGTCACATCAACAAGACCGGGTCCACATAACAAGCAGCAGAGCATTCCTCTGGGTGTAGTCCTGAGGGATATGCTGGGTGTTGTAGACACCCGTGCAGAAGCAAAGCGCATTCTTTCCGAAGGTAGTGTACTCGTTGATGGTGTTACCAGAAAGGATCTCAGATTCCCTGTAGGTCTTTTAGATGTAATCTCAATTCCTCTTGAAGATGCAGCATACCGTGTGTTACTGGATCGTAAGGGAAGACTTGAAGTTCATAAGCTGGCAGATTCCAATGTAAACAAGCTTTGCAGAATCAACGGCAAGACTATCATAAAAGGTGGAGCCGTGCAGCTTAATCTCAATGACGGTACAAACCTCTTGGGCTCCAATGACTACAAGCCAAAAGATTCACTCATCCTCTCCCTGCCTGGCAAGGATATTGTCAAGCATATCAAATACGAGGTTGGTAATCTTGCTATGATCGTTGGTGGAAGGCATACTGGTGAAATTGGTACTATCAAAGAGATCAACACAGTAAGAAGTTCCAAGCACAACACAGTCGCAATATCCGGAGACTATGATTTTGAGACAATCGAAGAATTCGTTGTTATCATAGGCGAGAAGGTACCTGAGATCAAACTAGGTGGTGAGGTAGTTGAGTAA
- a CDS encoding 50S ribosomal protein L2 — translation MTKRLISQNRGRGSPTYRAPSHKYKAALKHPRVDEEGTVYGTVIEITHDPARSAPIVRVSFDTGEERLIIAPEGISLGEQIACGISAEIKPGNILPLAEIPEGIPVCNIESKPNDGGQFARASGAYGTVVSHDRGKTVVQMPSGEMKWLNPKCRATIGIVAGGGRVDRPFLKAGKKYHKMKTRAAKYPRVSGVAMNAIDHPYGGGNRKHPGKPTTVGRNAPPGRKVGQIAARRTGKR, via the coding sequence ATGACTAAGAGACTTATATCACAGAACAGAGGTCGTGGATCTCCTACTTACAGGGCTCCGTCACACAAGTACAAAGCTGCACTTAAACACCCACGTGTCGATGAAGAAGGCACCGTTTATGGTACAGTTATTGAAATTACACACGATCCGGCTCGTTCAGCACCTATTGTCAGGGTTTCCTTTGACACTGGTGAGGAACGCCTGATCATTGCACCTGAGGGTATTTCTTTAGGCGAACAGATCGCATGTGGAATATCAGCTGAGATAAAACCTGGTAACATCCTGCCTCTTGCAGAGATCCCAGAAGGTATCCCGGTCTGTAACATTGAGTCCAAACCAAATGATGGTGGACAGTTCGCACGTGCATCTGGTGCTTATGGAACAGTTGTATCCCATGACCGTGGTAAGACAGTTGTTCAGATGCCATCAGGTGAGATGAAGTGGTTAAATCCTAAATGCCGTGCAACAATAGGCATCGTTGCAGGTGGCGGTAGGGTTGACAGGCCTTTCCTTAAGGCAGGTAAGAAGTACCACAAGATGAAGACAAGAGCTGCAAAATATCCTCGTGTATCAGGTGTTGCTATGAACGCTATTGACCACCCATATGGTGGAGGTAACCGTAAGCACCCTGGTAAGCCAACAACAGTTGGGAGGAATGCGCCTCCAGGACGTAAGGTAGGTCAGATTGCAGCACGCAGGACCGGAAAGCGTTAA
- a CDS encoding 50S ribosomal protein L22: MARIGYSMELDPKVSSKAMGAELHISPKKSRELGKAIKGMRTTVAKRYLEEVVILKQAVPFKRHGDGSGHRKGPMANGRYPVKVAEAFLKILENANSNAEYKGLDPEHMYIAHISAKRGRVIHGMRPRARGRGSPNNTETVNVEIILNEVL, encoded by the coding sequence ATGGCAAGAATTGGATATTCTATGGAATTAGACCCAAAAGTAAGCTCAAAAGCTATGGGTGCTGAACTTCACATCTCCCCGAAAAAGTCACGAGAACTTGGTAAGGCAATTAAAGGCATGCGTACCACTGTAGCCAAAAGATACCTTGAAGAAGTTGTAATACTGAAACAGGCAGTTCCTTTTAAAAGGCACGGCGATGGTTCAGGACACAGAAAAGGTCCAATGGCAAATGGTAGGTACCCTGTAAAGGTCGCTGAGGCTTTCCTGAAGATCTTGGAAAATGCTAACAGCAATGCTGAATACAAGGGACTTGACCCAGAGCATATGTATATTGCACATATTTCTGCAAAGCGTGGACGTGTCATTCACGGTATGAGACCAAGGGCACGTGGACGTGGCAGCCCTAATAACACGGAAACTGTGAATGTCGAGATTATTTTGAATGAGGTGCTTTAA
- a CDS encoding 50S ribosomal protein L30 has product MYALVRVRGDVNVRGTIKDTLKMLRLHRVNHCVLLNDNPHNAGMIQKVKDYVAYGVIDAATLEEMLTNRGRLEGDLKLTEEYVAENTDYDSIKALAQAIHDGDVTVKDVPKLKPVFRLHPPRKGHAGMKRTVQQGGVLGNHGGDINKLLKKMR; this is encoded by the coding sequence ATGTACGCTTTGGTTAGAGTACGTGGAGACGTGAATGTAAGGGGTACAATAAAAGATACTCTCAAGATGCTTCGTCTTCATAGGGTGAACCACTGTGTCCTTCTTAATGACAATCCTCACAATGCAGGAATGATTCAGAAGGTAAAGGACTATGTGGCATATGGTGTTATTGATGCTGCTACTCTTGAAGAGATGCTCACAAACCGTGGCAGACTTGAAGGTGATTTAAAACTTACCGAAGAGTATGTAGCTGAGAATACAGACTATGATTCCATCAAGGCATTGGCACAGGCTATCCATGACGGCGATGTCACAGTGAAAGATGTTCCTAAGCTTAAGCCGGTATTCAGGCTCCATCCACCAAGGAAGGGCCATGCTGGTATGAAGAGGACTGTTCAGCAGGGTGGCGTTCTTGGTAATCATGGTGGGGACATTAATAAACTACTGAAGAAAATGAGGTAA
- a CDS encoding ribonuclease P protein component 1, with product MEITPSKLVFHELIGLQVTIVEATNPILKDISGKVVDETKNMIIVQTIKGTEKMIQKNGTSFVFQIPAQLSGKHAQRYVKVNGNLLLSQPENRTKNIRKIHMR from the coding sequence TTGGAGATCACTCCTTCTAAACTGGTATTCCATGAACTGATCGGATTACAAGTGACAATAGTCGAAGCAACGAATCCGATCTTGAAAGATATAAGTGGCAAAGTGGTTGACGAAACAAAGAACATGATAATTGTTCAAACAATAAAAGGAACTGAGAAAATGATTCAAAAAAACGGTACTTCCTTTGTGTTTCAGATACCTGCCCAATTATCCGGTAAGCATGCCCAGAGGTATGTTAAAGTGAATGGAAACCTTCTGCTCTCACAACCTGAGAACAGAACAAAGAATATAAGAAAAATACACATGAGGTAA
- a CDS encoding 50S ribosomal protein L14 has product MRGIRSTVPRALNAGAKIDCVDNTGARVVEIISVKGYRGVKNRHPRAGVGNMCVVSVKKGTPEMRKQILLAVIIRQKQELHRPDGLRVSFEDNAVVIVDADGIPKGTDIKGPVAREAAERFPKIGTTASIVV; this is encoded by the coding sequence ATGAGAGGTATTAGATCCACAGTTCCTCGTGCACTTAACGCTGGTGCTAAGATCGACTGCGTGGACAATACAGGTGCACGTGTAGTTGAAATTATATCCGTGAAGGGCTACAGAGGTGTTAAGAACAGGCACCCTCGAGCAGGTGTTGGTAACATGTGCGTAGTTTCCGTGAAGAAAGGAACTCCGGAAATGCGCAAGCAGATCCTTCTTGCAGTAATCATACGCCAGAAGCAGGAACTGCACCGACCAGACGGTCTAAGGGTTTCCTTTGAAGATAATGCAGTTGTCATTGTTGACGCAGATGGTATCCCAAAAGGAACTGATATAAAAGGTCCTGTTGCAAGAGAAGCAGCAGAAAGGTTCCCTAAGATCGGTACAACAGCATCTATTGTAGTGTGA